One Deltaproteobacteria bacterium genomic region harbors:
- a CDS encoding sigma-54-dependent Fis family transcriptional regulator, giving the protein MAVFTSQERQLARSLGSLSFSNPFTAKQVQVEKEILQADYVGDDQALSFQPGTNNPMKNLDGLKHHARVLIYTAHEKLSRGAAPVEDELLVYEDLTLFVLFHRYRIQFEQVVEDVLSGNPSPNLAFTLYEEFKADALHFFSVPNMRQSIIDEIPHIFACFFQLRRAFLYIFHFIVGHSRPAAKFRTAIWQSIFTHDMRRYRRRLYDKMGTIPTLITGPSGTGKELVARAIGLSRYIPFDVKQKRFSRYFDEGFYAINLSALSETVIESELFGHRKGAFTGAISERRGYFEEAGNLGSVFLDEIGEVNESIQVKLLRVLQTRSFQRLGDTENHQFNGKIIAATNRNLDQELHRGTFREDFYYRLCADRIVTPGLNEQLTDNPDSLPQLVQFIAKRVAGEEEAHILTQESLIWIRENLPENYPWPGNIRELEQCVRNILIRKDYTPPHRQKAALNSVDSALSQASMSAEELLGQYCTHMYHRMGSYEKAASVLGMDRRTVKNHIQGDLLAKLQLG; this is encoded by the coding sequence ATGGCTGTGTTTACATCACAAGAACGTCAGCTTGCTCGCTCGCTGGGAAGTCTAAGTTTTTCGAATCCGTTTACCGCCAAGCAAGTTCAAGTCGAAAAGGAAATTCTTCAAGCTGATTACGTGGGGGACGACCAGGCACTTAGCTTTCAGCCTGGCACCAATAACCCCATGAAAAACCTCGACGGGCTCAAGCATCATGCAAGGGTTTTAATCTACACGGCCCATGAAAAGCTTAGCCGCGGTGCTGCACCGGTTGAGGATGAGCTTCTTGTCTACGAGGACCTAACACTCTTTGTTCTCTTTCACCGCTACCGCATTCAATTTGAACAAGTTGTAGAGGATGTGCTCTCGGGAAACCCATCTCCCAATCTCGCATTTACTCTTTATGAAGAATTCAAAGCTGACGCGCTTCACTTCTTCAGTGTTCCCAATATGCGACAAAGCATCATTGATGAAATCCCGCATATCTTTGCCTGTTTTTTTCAACTACGGAGAGCCTTTTTATACATCTTTCATTTCATCGTCGGACACTCAAGACCTGCCGCTAAGTTTCGAACTGCGATTTGGCAAAGCATCTTTACCCACGATATGCGCAGGTACCGTCGAAGGCTTTATGATAAGATGGGAACCATCCCCACCTTAATCACGGGGCCATCAGGAACCGGCAAAGAACTGGTCGCACGCGCCATAGGACTCTCGCGTTACATCCCGTTCGATGTAAAACAAAAACGATTCAGCCGTTATTTTGATGAAGGTTTTTATGCAATCAACCTCTCAGCACTTTCAGAGACTGTTATTGAAAGCGAGCTCTTCGGGCATCGTAAAGGTGCCTTTACCGGCGCCATTTCAGAACGACGAGGATATTTTGAAGAGGCCGGAAACCTAGGAAGTGTGTTCCTTGATGAAATCGGTGAGGTGAACGAAAGCATTCAAGTTAAACTTTTGCGGGTGTTGCAAACTCGTAGCTTCCAACGACTCGGAGATACTGAGAATCACCAATTCAACGGTAAAATCATTGCGGCCACCAATCGTAATCTCGACCAAGAGTTGCACCGCGGAACTTTTCGAGAGGACTTTTATTATCGCTTGTGTGCCGACCGTATTGTCACCCCAGGTCTTAACGAACAACTCACGGATAACCCCGATAGCCTACCCCAACTGGTTCAGTTCATTGCCAAACGGGTAGCCGGGGAAGAAGAAGCACATATTCTCACTCAAGAATCGCTGATTTGGATTAGAGAGAATCTTCCCGAAAACTACCCGTGGCCTGGAAACATCCGCGAACTTGAACAGTGCGTGCGCAATATCTTGATCCGTAAAGACTACACCCCACCGCACCGTCAAAAAGCTGCTTTAAATTCGGTTGATAGTGCTCTTTCACAGGCCTCCATGTCCGCAGAGGAACTCCTGGGGCAATATTGCACCCACATGTACCACCGAATGGGAAGCTATGAAAAAGCGGCATCTGTACTCGGTATGGACAGACGAACCGTTAAAAATCACATCCAAGGCGACCTGCTTGCAAAGCTACAACTTGGCTAA